TTGAAGCAGAGCCAGGGAGAAGGGAACCGGGTACCATGAAGCAGCAAAGGGCACTCAGATCTATGAGCCTGAGGCTTCCCGTCGACACCAGAGTTTAATcctttcctcctcaccctcaGCGGTGGGAGGAAGCTCTCCTCAGACACCGGCCTGCGAGGCCTTGAGACAGAAAGGGGGTTAATTCTATTTCTAGGACGCTGGAGCTCCAGCTGAGCGGAGCCGGCCCCACTCCGCCGCGGGGAACGTGTTCTAATCCTGGCACAGGCGGAGGCCGTGAGCTCTCACATGGGACTCGCGGCCAAGACAGCCCGAAATAAAGCGTCCCCGGCAGCCAGCAGGCCCCGCACGGCGGGTGGCCTGTCACCGGCCCGCCCGGGAAAGGCCTTTGCCCCCGGAGccgggccctgcccgccgccccgcaggCCGGGCGCTGCCGGTCCCGCCGCTGCCCCCGCAGCCCGCCGGGGGAGGCCGGAGGGGCCCTacccgcccgccggccccgcccgggAAGGGCCGGCCGAGCACCGAGGCCCCGGGACCTGCCGCCCCGGCGCCGGCCGCCTCCCGCTCCCCAGGGCCGCCCCCGGCCCTACCCGCCCGCCGggccccagccccgccccgcccgccggggGAGACACCGGCCGCCCCCTCCCGCGCCCGGCGGGGCGAGGCCGGCCGGCGGCATCCGCTCTACCTCCGCGCCTCCTCCTCGCTCTCGGGCTCGCCGGGTCCCTCGGGCGCCGCCATGATCACATCGcactcggccgccgccgccatcttaccgccgggccgggctggggccgggcagcggggcgggcgcggcgccggaaggggcggggcttccgctgacagcggcggcggcgcgcggggcgGCAGGGGCGGGGCagccacaccccccccgccccgcccctggGTCCTCCCGCCACCGCGAGGCCGGGACCGGGCACCGAGCGCCGGGAACTGGCGTGAGGCCCCTCATCCGCCCTCACCGCGGCCCGGtcctcccgcccggccccggtCCTCCCGCCCGCAGGGGGCGCTGTGGGGCCGCCGCGCCCCTTCCGCCGCCTCGCTGGTCCCTCCGCGCCGCTGAGGCCGCGTCCCCGCCCGGCGGCTGCGGGCCGGGCCTCCGGTGTCCCCTCCGGCGTCCCCTCCGGCCCTTGTCCCCACCGGGCCGCGGGCGCACTCTCCGAGCAGCGCTGCGGCCTCCCCCGGCCCGCCATCGTCCCTCGGCGGGGCGGCATGGGGAAGAGCTGCAAGGTGGTTGTGTGCGGCCAGGCCTCCGTGGGGAAAACCTCcatcctggagcagctgctgtaCGGGAACCATGTGGTCGGTGAGTGCGGGGGACGGGGAGGGACCCCcaggggctgcgggcagagctgagccccgggaccccccagaCACACcggccgtggggagggggacgggctcctctcctgccccaggccACCCGGCGGGACGTTTTGGGGCTGTGCCGGGGTCCCCCTGTCACCCCCGCCCGCCTCTCCGGCAGGTTCCGAGATGATCGAGACCCAGGAGGACATTTATGTGGGCTCCATCGAGACGGACCGGGGCGTGCGGGAGCAGGTGCGGTTCTACGACACGCGGGGGCTGCGGGACGGGCTGGAGCTGCCCAAGCACTGCTTCTCCTGCACCGACGGCTACGTGCTGGTCTACAGCACTGACAGCAAGGAGTCCTTCAAGCGGGTGGAGCTCCTCAAGAAGGAGATTGACAAGTccaaagacaagaaagaggcgAGTACCCCCGGGGAAAGGGGCTGCGGAGCGGGATCCGCTCCCCTTCTTCAGTTTCTCACCCAGAGactctccttttccccagcttGTCACGAGGCGGTGACAGGGTCCCCGTTCCATAATACTCTCAGGTGTAACTGGCTGCTGTCCTGGGATGATTCCTGAGTGTCTGAGTGCTCGACAGCCCCTTCCACTTTGGGGCTGGTTTGAGCCACAGAGAACAGGAGGGGAAGCCACCAGAAGGGAGCGCTGGAGGATGTGGTGTTTTAAGAGGCCATGGAGGGGGGATAAGGTGCAGAACTGGGCCTGGGCTGAGGGtcttcagggcagagccaggcagcacGATTAAGCTCTGCCTTTGGTACCTTCAGGGATTATTCTTATCCTTTTTTGCACAGGTCACCATCGTGGTTCTGGGCAACAAGTGTGACCTGCAGGAGCAGCGCCGGGTGGACCACGACGCAGCCCAGCACTGGGCCAAGGGCGAGAAGGTGAAGCTGTGGGAGGTGTCGGTAGCTGACCGGCACACGCTGATCGAGCCCTTCATCTACCTGGCCAGTAAGATGACGCAGCCACAAAGCAAGTCTGCTTTTCCCCTGAGTCGCAAGAACAAGGGCAGCGGATCCATGGATGGCTGAGCcttgttttcccttcccttccattgccacctcctctccttcaccTCCCTGCTTCCCTTGCACAAACCTCCTGCTGAGCCTCTTTGGTGTCACGGAGCCTGCGGGAAGCGTGGTGGCACGAGGATTGGGCATCCCAGGGCTGTGGATGGTCTTAGAGGACGAGAGAGGTGACCCGTCTCCCTGCACTGGGACAGGGACCGCTCTGTTCAGTGCCCAGCCCCTGCAGATGCTGGAGGTGCTGCAGGAAAGCCGGGATTCATGGAGCAGTGCCCCTCTGCTCCTGGGCACAGGCTGGCAGACTCCAGGGCCACAGGAGGGAGGCACAGCCTGGGGGTGGCCACCAGGTGGGGACCAGCTCCTGAGGAAACTATTCCCTCGCTCTGGAGGGTTTGTATTTACTGTTTCCATGTGGGAAGACCCTGTTGgccagccctgcctccagcccagccgCTGTCGGAGCAGCTCTCCCTTGCCCTGCCCCAGCTGGCTCTGcggtgctgctgctttctccGGCAGAGCCTCCCTTACCGGGCACTGCTTGCTGCTCCTTTATGAGCAGAAATAGTCATCCTGTCCCAGTGACTGCACAGCGCAGAGCAGGACAAGATGCTGTTACTGAGGGCAGGGTGTCCACAGCCTCCTCTTCCTTAGTGCAGACTCAGCCGTGCCCTTGGGGAGGCCAGGACTGTCCTTACCCCGCACACCCCGAtgactggggctggggcagctctcGCTGCCCGTCTCTCACAGTGCTGCCTCTCCTCTCAGAACCACCACAAGACAAGGGGAAGGTCTCCTGGTCCTGCCCAACAGCACGTTTCCCCTTCAGATAGTCTggatctaggaaaaaaaaccattacAAGAAAGCCCTGGCTTGTTTATACTTGTTCCTTTTATTTACTGAGTAACACAATAAAGCGATGAGATTcgattatcaaaatattttcctttttttttttttttccccaacagttaTAGTACATCAAAAAAATATACAATGAACATTACAGGAGGAGTACTGGCCAAGTCCCGAGTCTGGTTATTCCATTTTTGCGGGGTTGGTtttgtgtgggttgttttttttttttttgaatcaaacTGTTCACATCACTCCAAGGTTATTTACAGAGGGGCACATGTTATTGAGCGCTATGGACTATGCCCTACCACCTAGTACAGCGGATGCTAAAGTCAAAGGCAGTAAATGCTTTGGAGAGCAGAGTGGGGGGAGGATTcccggaggcgggggggggggtgtgcgatAGAGGGAGTGTGTTCGTACGCAGCTCGTTGCAGTATTATTGTTATTAGAAGGAATGGCTTTCAAGGGGTTAAAGTGCCAAGTGTAGGAGTGTATTAGGACTCCACTGGTGTAGGGGCGATGGGAGCAGCCACCGCTGGCTCCAGCACGGCTTTTCAGAGCAAAACGCAGGGGAACGACCCACCAGTGCCGAGCAGCTCCTGCtgcgtctggggggggggggagggggtggactGGAGCGcggctgctcccaggctcctgagGCTGGTGggctggtggcaggaggggacgTGTGGCCGGTCTCTGctgtggctggggctgggagtGACCGGCGCGGTGGCCGGGGAAGAGCACAGTGAGATGAGCAGGGGGAGGGCTGGAGCTTGGCACAGCGACGCCATCGGAGCTGTGTCCTTCTTGCTGCCCGCCGGCCCTGGCCAGCAAAGGGTCTTGTGGGACGCGGGGTCCAGGCTGCACGTGTCCCCTGGGCTGTAGGACCATCTTCTGTCCCTGGCAGAGCCACTGCTGCTGGGAGCCTGCCTTCCTGTGCTGCTCTCCCCAACACCGCTGGAAGACCTTTCGATCGTCTCTACCCCCAGCCTTCCAGAGATGCTCACTCTTCTCCTCCTGGTGCTGCTCTCCCTGGGGTGGAAGGAGATGCCCTGAGCAGAATCCATACCCCAGGGCTCCCCTGGGCTCCTTGAGCTAGGAGCGTGGTGGTGGCACTGCAGGTCAGGGCTGTCCATGGCACAAGAAATGGGGCCTCCAGACACTGGTGTGCGGCTCCGTGGTGCCCCGCTCCCTCTCGGCAGGTCTCCTGCCCTCGCCCGAGGCTCCAGCTCTTTCTGCCAGCTCCCGGCAGCAGGAGTGTTTCAGCCGTGAGAGTGACCCCTCGGCTGGTTCCCGTTCACCTACCATCGCCACGACCTTCTCCTGAGCGTCGGTGGAGCATGGTCAGCAAAATCCTCCAAACTCCAGGTGCTGGGTACAGCCGAGACGTCGGAGACATGTGCGTGTGGATTCCCAGGGGCATGAACCCACCAGCCTCTtccccagcactgggaggggacgtGGGACACGGCGGAGGTCTCTGAGCCAGCACGGGGAGCGGGAGGGGAATCGTCTGCACAGAGCTCAGCGttgccttggggtttttttggctccaACAGCCCCTCCTGGCTGCACAGACGGCATGAGCACCAAAGTGAATGGCAGACAGCGAAGGCGGCGGGCGAGCTGCTCCCCCTGGATTGCATAGATCGGGGTGGGTTGTCACTCCGGCGAGAGGTCCGGCGGGTCACAACTTTCCTGCATATTCCTATTTACAGCAGCGCTGGGGACCCGCAGCGCCCCGGGGGTACAGTCCTCAGGCCAGGCCACGGCTGGGCTTTCGGAGCACAGTGAAAAGCAGAGCGACGGCTGGGGGGGTGTCCCGTGGGAACCCGGTTTTCTGCAGGCTGTGACGGGAACATCACCGGGGGAGCGCCGGGCACGTTGCTGGGGGGGGGCGCCTGCTTCTTCC
The Numenius arquata chromosome 23, bNumArq3.hap1.1, whole genome shotgun sequence genome window above contains:
- the NKIRAS2 gene encoding NF-kappa-B inhibitor-interacting Ras-like protein 2 isoform X3, with the protein product MGKSCKVVVCGQASVGKTSILEQLLYGNHVVGSEMIETQEDIYVGSIETDRGVREQVRPSSGWSSSRRRLTSPKTRKRSPSWFWATSVTCRSSAGWTTTQPSTGPRARR
- the NKIRAS2 gene encoding NF-kappa-B inhibitor-interacting Ras-like protein 2 isoform X1 yields the protein MGKSCKVVVCGQASVGKTSILEQLLYGNHVVGSEMIETQEDIYVGSIETDRGVREQVRFYDTRGLRDGLELPKHCFSCTDGYVLVYSTDSKESFKRVELLKKEIDKSKDKKEVTIVVLGNKCDLQEQRRVDHDAAQHWAKGEKVKLWEVSVADRHTLIEPFIYLASKMTQPQSKSAFPLSRKNKGSGSMDG
- the NKIRAS2 gene encoding NF-kappa-B inhibitor-interacting Ras-like protein 2 isoform X2 yields the protein MGKSCKVVVCGQASVGKTSILEQLLYGNHVVGSEMIETQEDIYVGSIETDRGVREQVTIVVLGNKCDLQEQRRVDHDAAQHWAKGEKVKLWEVSVADRHTLIEPFIYLASKMTQPQSKSAFPLSRKNKGSGSMDG